From the Alloalcanivorax dieselolei B5 genome, one window contains:
- a CDS encoding ABC transporter permease, translating into MTNLTLSEAEAEPLPHWEEPALPVRLLRWLRRDPRAAISLGILVIILGAALLAPWIAPYSPTDQNDELILAGPSAAHWLGTDDLGRDVLSRLIHGGANSLYAALLAVSVALAIGLPLGLIAGFTGGWVDSAISRLVDTFLSFPAIILAVAVTGAMGIGLTNAMFSVGLVFAPQIARLIRARTLVVRQELYVDAARCFGASPARLLIKHVLPNAVQPVIVQSTLLLAVALLAEASLSFLGLGVQLPEVSWGSMIARGYLYMSIVPEQMYAPGVLIMITAVAFNALGESLRSALDPTTQGHG; encoded by the coding sequence ATGACCAATCTGACGCTATCCGAAGCCGAAGCGGAACCTTTGCCGCACTGGGAAGAGCCGGCGTTGCCAGTTCGCCTGCTGCGCTGGCTGCGTCGCGATCCCCGCGCCGCCATCAGCCTCGGTATTCTGGTGATCATTCTTGGCGCCGCTTTGCTGGCGCCGTGGATCGCCCCCTATTCACCCACGGATCAGAACGACGAACTGATACTGGCCGGTCCCAGCGCCGCGCACTGGCTCGGCACCGACGACCTCGGCCGTGATGTGTTAAGCCGTCTGATCCATGGTGGCGCCAATTCTCTCTATGCGGCGCTCCTGGCGGTTTCCGTGGCGCTGGCTATCGGCCTGCCGCTGGGACTGATCGCCGGCTTCACCGGCGGCTGGGTGGATTCCGCCATCAGTCGCCTGGTCGATACCTTCCTGTCGTTCCCGGCCATCATCCTGGCCGTGGCGGTGACCGGCGCCATGGGAATCGGCCTGACCAACGCCATGTTTTCCGTGGGACTGGTGTTCGCGCCGCAGATAGCCCGCCTGATTCGCGCCCGCACCCTGGTGGTACGACAGGAACTTTATGTCGACGCGGCCCGCTGCTTCGGCGCCTCTCCGGCACGGCTGCTGATCAAACACGTACTGCCCAATGCGGTACAGCCGGTGATCGTGCAGAGCACCCTACTGCTGGCCGTGGCCCTGCTGGCCGAAGCGAGCCTGAGTTTTCTTGGCCTCGGCGTGCAGCTGCCCGAGGTGAGTTGGGGCTCGATGATCGCCCGTGGCTACCTGTACATGTCCATCGTGCCTGAGCAAATGTACGCCCCCGGGGTATTGATCATGATCACCGCGGTGGCCTTCAACGCCCTCGGCGAGTCCCTGCGATCGGCCCTCGACCCAACCACCCAGGGCCACGGATAA
- a CDS encoding ABC transporter substrate-binding protein codes for MNHHDNHYHNDDDDLIINGVPMGRRAFLGMLSGAVAAGTLMSPSWSWAQAGGQATLTVSAPANPSSLDPATGGSGSDHVLLFPMYDTLVNWNPATLSATPGLAQKWSFPDPKTLVLELRPGVTFHDGTPFNAEAVKTNIDRSRTAEFSNIRQDLSSVDQVEVSGEHVVTLHLKNPDSALPLILSDRAGMMVSPKALADNNNRVDRNPVGAGFMRFQKWDDGSEVAMTRYADYNGPNKLAVGAISFKIITDSATRLRSVMSGQAQMAYHLDGRQKQMIERLPTLQGFADPTIYCYQFYMNMARKPLDDVRVRQAINYAVDRETFVRVAMAGAGEPAYMNLPKSHWAYDPETAKLYSHDPDKARALLKEAGHADGIELDLRGYNDQSSVQMQEVLMEQFSKVGIRGRFRTGTIADMSAAYFGQEKAGHMLLSAWTGRPDPSLSYSLLYSGTSYFNAGQVKPPEGFDQALLDSRSSDDQSQRQQALARVQRIVMENALVVPLAFRQSIVATTAQVQGFENNLLGKPKFNNVSLKA; via the coding sequence ATGAACCATCACGACAACCATTATCACAACGACGACGACGATCTGATCATCAACGGCGTGCCCATGGGACGCCGTGCTTTTCTCGGTATGCTGTCCGGCGCGGTGGCGGCCGGCACCCTGATGTCGCCCTCATGGAGTTGGGCACAGGCAGGAGGACAAGCCACTCTGACCGTGAGCGCACCGGCCAACCCCTCCAGCCTGGATCCCGCCACCGGCGGCTCCGGCTCCGATCATGTGTTGCTGTTCCCGATGTACGACACTCTGGTCAACTGGAATCCGGCCACTCTCAGCGCCACCCCTGGATTGGCGCAGAAATGGTCCTTCCCGGACCCCAAAACCCTCGTGCTGGAACTGCGCCCGGGCGTGACCTTCCATGACGGCACGCCGTTCAATGCCGAAGCGGTGAAAACCAATATCGACCGCAGCCGTACCGCCGAGTTTTCCAACATCCGCCAGGATCTGAGCTCCGTGGATCAGGTCGAGGTCAGCGGCGAGCATGTGGTGACCCTGCATCTGAAGAACCCGGACAGCGCCCTGCCACTGATTCTTTCCGACCGGGCCGGCATGATGGTCAGCCCCAAGGCTCTGGCCGACAACAATAACCGGGTGGACCGCAATCCGGTGGGCGCCGGTTTCATGCGCTTCCAGAAGTGGGACGACGGCAGTGAAGTGGCGATGACCCGTTACGCCGACTACAACGGCCCCAATAAACTCGCGGTGGGCGCCATCAGCTTCAAGATCATCACCGACAGCGCCACCCGCCTGCGCTCGGTGATGTCCGGCCAGGCCCAGATGGCCTACCACCTGGACGGCCGGCAGAAACAGATGATCGAGCGACTGCCCACCCTGCAGGGCTTCGCCGATCCCACCATCTACTGCTATCAGTTCTACATGAACATGGCGCGCAAGCCTCTGGATGACGTACGGGTGCGGCAGGCGATCAACTACGCTGTGGATCGCGAGACCTTCGTCCGCGTCGCCATGGCCGGTGCCGGCGAACCAGCCTATATGAACCTGCCGAAAAGCCATTGGGCCTATGATCCGGAAACCGCCAAGCTCTATTCCCATGATCCGGACAAGGCACGGGCGCTGCTCAAGGAAGCCGGCCACGCCGACGGCATCGAGCTGGACCTGCGCGGCTACAACGATCAGTCCTCGGTACAAATGCAGGAAGTGCTGATGGAGCAATTCTCCAAGGTCGGCATCCGTGGCCGCTTCCGTACCGGCACCATCGCAGATATGTCCGCCGCTTACTTTGGCCAGGAAAAAGCCGGCCATATGCTGCTGTCCGCCTGGACCGGCCGCCCCGATCCCAGCCTGAGCTACAGCCTGCTCTATAGCGGCACCTCCTACTTCAACGCCGGCCAGGTCAAGCCGCCGGAAGGTTTCGACCAAGCGTTGCTGGACTCACGCAGTAGCGATGACCAGAGCCAGCGGCAGCAGGCCCTGGCCCGGGTACAGCGTATCGTCATGGAGAACGCCCTGGTGGTGCCGCTGGCGTTCCGTCAGAGCATCGTTGCCACCACCGCTCAGGTGCAGGGGTTCGAAAACAACCTGCTGGGCAAACCCAAGTTCAACAACGTTTCCCTGAAAGCCTGA
- a CDS encoding TetR/AcrR family transcriptional regulator — protein sequence MGRPEKKARLGQPPMKTQIKQAARDLFIQRGIGDVSYGDIAEVVNTTRANLHYHFGNKEALIEAVFQETFDSVENTFQEIWAKPGLTLDQRIELTAKDSAERFYQFNDDEKGRRPWSLSAQARFTSQHISPKVQAGISNMSRRFEDYVTHAVKLAIGNGELRHDAPVRTIVLMISPIWNFGSLLTQHSGLKKLMDHYAAVRTTINAAYGAPDDA from the coding sequence GTGGGACGCCCGGAAAAAAAAGCACGACTCGGCCAGCCGCCCATGAAGACACAGATCAAACAGGCGGCCCGGGATCTGTTTATCCAGCGCGGCATCGGTGACGTCAGCTACGGCGATATCGCCGAGGTGGTGAATACCACCCGGGCCAACCTGCACTACCACTTCGGCAACAAGGAAGCGCTGATCGAAGCGGTGTTCCAGGAGACCTTCGACAGCGTCGAGAACACCTTCCAGGAGATCTGGGCCAAGCCCGGCCTGACCCTAGATCAGCGCATCGAACTGACCGCGAAGGACAGCGCGGAGCGCTTTTACCAGTTCAACGATGACGAAAAAGGCCGCCGCCCCTGGAGCCTTTCCGCCCAGGCCCGTTTCACCAGCCAGCATATTTCGCCCAAGGTGCAGGCCGGCATTTCCAATATGTCCCGCCGTTTCGAGGACTACGTGACCCATGCGGTGAAGTTGGCCATCGGCAACGGCGAGCTGCGCCACGACGCGCCGGTCCGCACCATCGTTCTGATGATCTCGCCGATATGGAATTTCGGTTCGCTGCTGACCCAACACAGCGGCCTGAAAAAACTGATGGACCATTATGCCGCGGTGCGCACCACCATCAACGCGGCCTATGGCGCACCTGACGACGCGTAA
- a CDS encoding ABC transporter permease, whose translation MVTRVKQRMVISRLLQALPILVLATFIVFCLMQLIPGDVAVTLAGENASVERIAEIRQAYGLDQPFFVQYGQWLWQAASGDLGTALLSGEPVAQTIARTFPNTLLVAVYATLLSIVIGVPLGILAATRSGSKLDGGIMGAASLGVALPNFWFGMILVLFFALTLRWFPATGFVSPFEDFSQALWYATLPALALCTNGIAEVARQLRSSLVEIQSSQHVRTLHAKGLSPARILWLHGLKNVSVNLLTVVGLLFNKILAATVVVEAVFAIPGIGSSIVNAVLQGDFPVVQGAVLAMVVTVIVVNLLTDLLCTLLDPRINAS comes from the coding sequence ATGGTCACTCGTGTAAAACAACGGATGGTGATATCGCGCCTGCTGCAGGCGCTGCCTATCCTGGTGCTGGCCACCTTTATTGTGTTCTGCCTGATGCAGTTGATCCCCGGTGACGTGGCCGTCACTCTGGCCGGCGAAAATGCCTCGGTGGAACGGATCGCCGAGATTCGTCAGGCCTATGGTCTGGATCAGCCGTTCTTCGTGCAATACGGCCAATGGTTGTGGCAAGCCGCCAGCGGCGATCTTGGCACGGCGCTGCTGTCTGGTGAGCCGGTGGCGCAAACCATTGCCCGGACCTTCCCCAACACTCTGCTGGTGGCCGTATACGCTACCCTGCTGTCGATAGTGATCGGCGTACCACTGGGCATACTCGCCGCCACCCGCTCCGGTTCCAAACTGGATGGCGGCATCATGGGCGCCGCCTCGCTCGGCGTGGCCCTGCCCAATTTCTGGTTCGGCATGATCCTGGTGCTGTTCTTCGCGCTGACCCTGCGCTGGTTCCCGGCCACCGGCTTCGTTTCTCCGTTTGAGGACTTTAGCCAGGCGCTGTGGTACGCCACTCTGCCGGCCCTGGCCTTGTGCACCAATGGCATCGCCGAGGTGGCGCGACAACTCCGCAGCTCCCTGGTGGAAATCCAGTCCTCCCAACATGTACGCACCCTGCACGCCAAGGGTTTGAGCCCGGCGCGTATCCTCTGGCTGCATGGTTTGAAGAACGTCAGCGTCAATCTGCTCACCGTGGTCGGGCTGCTGTTCAACAAAATCCTCGCCGCCACCGTGGTGGTGGAAGCGGTGTTCGCCATCCCCGGCATCGGCAGCAGCATCGTCAACGCGGTACTGCAGGGTGATTTCCCGGTGGTGCAGGGCGCGGTACTGGCCATGGTGGTCACCGTCATCGTGGTCAACCTGTTGACCGACCTGCTGTGCACTCTTCTTGACCCGAGGATTAACGCATCATGA
- a CDS encoding ABC transporter ATP-binding protein, whose translation MSMNALASNPIADRDNAISVDDLVIHFHTRAGTVKAVDGVSFDIRPGETFGIIGESGSGKTTLGRALAGLLKATDGHIRYQGREPAALSKAEQRQIRRDYQIIFQDPHAALNPRMTILQSVMEPMEILRDGDARQRQRVAKEALERVGLPAEIGRRYPHELSGGQKQRVNIARTLTLKPRFIVCDEVVAALDVSIRGSVLNLFADLQKELGITYAFITHDISVVSHVSDRVGVLYLGRLMEVGPAAAVTEKPIHPYTQALLSAEPLPLPSDQRDQRRAIRLQGEIPSPLAPPSGCRFRTRCPAAQSRCAEQEPAWREVAPEHWVACHFADSEGGPLDREQSIQHNNNR comes from the coding sequence ATGAGTATGAACGCTTTGGCTTCCAATCCCATCGCCGACCGTGACAACGCCATCTCGGTGGACGATCTGGTGATTCACTTTCACACTCGCGCCGGCACCGTGAAGGCGGTAGACGGTGTCAGCTTCGATATTCGCCCCGGGGAGACCTTCGGCATCATCGGCGAATCCGGTTCCGGCAAAACCACCCTGGGCCGGGCCCTGGCCGGTTTGCTCAAAGCCACCGACGGCCACATCCGCTATCAGGGTCGGGAACCGGCGGCATTGTCCAAGGCCGAGCAGCGCCAGATCCGCCGGGATTACCAGATTATTTTTCAGGACCCGCATGCCGCTCTGAACCCGCGCATGACCATTCTGCAATCGGTGATGGAACCGATGGAGATCCTGCGCGACGGCGACGCCCGTCAGCGCCAGCGGGTCGCCAAGGAAGCGCTGGAACGGGTGGGCCTGCCGGCGGAAATCGGCAGGCGTTATCCTCACGAGTTGTCCGGCGGCCAGAAACAACGGGTGAACATCGCCCGCACTCTGACCTTGAAGCCCCGTTTCATTGTTTGCGATGAAGTGGTGGCGGCACTGGACGTGTCCATTCGCGGCTCGGTGTTGAATCTGTTCGCCGATCTGCAGAAAGAGCTGGGCATCACCTACGCCTTCATTACCCACGACATCTCGGTGGTATCCCACGTCAGTGATCGCGTTGGCGTGTTGTATCTGGGCCGCTTGATGGAAGTGGGCCCGGCGGCGGCGGTCACCGAAAAACCCATTCACCCCTACACCCAGGCACTGTTGTCGGCGGAGCCTCTGCCGCTGCCCAGCGACCAGCGCGACCAACGCCGCGCCATCCGCCTGCAAGGGGAAATTCCCAGTCCGTTGGCGCCACCCTCCGGATGCCGCTTCCGCACCCGCTGTCCGGCGGCCCAGTCCCGTTGCGCCGAGCAGGAGCCGGCCTGGCGGGAAGTCGCGCCCGAACATTGGGTGGCCTGTCATTTCGCCGACAGTGAAGGCGGTCCACTGGACCGGGAACAATCCATTCAGCACAACAACAACAGGTAG
- a CDS encoding choice-of-anchor I family protein, which yields MATWRLLATTTVLAAALSACGGDSDNDPTPVDPPVTTPESISLELLGRYKSGQFDASAAEITAYHAGTKRAFVVNAQKGAVDVLDLSDPANPAHADTLTTENIGEGTVVNSVAVHGDLVALAVEAPTKTDPGHLALYDANTLELISTTSVGAQPDMVTFTPNGRYVLLANEGEPSDDYSVDPEGSISVVDITDPASPQPDTADFTDFDDRKDELLAAGVRIFGPNASVAMDLEPEYIAVSTDSGKAWVTLQENNALAIVDIANAKVIDIVALGTKDHGEDGNGLDVSDDDGVINITTWPGVKGLYLPDSIAAYPSGGATYLVTANEGDARAWGEDNAAYFGTEDAAPCDGDVTQGFVEEWRVKHLVHANGFDRRCGDDLPAHLRALAAGALLNPETFSYCNATAGDPGDCREDEQLGRLNITWTEGYRTDEAGNPVMFNEQGLEDANGDRLMYDNLYAFGGRSFSIWDEEGALVWDSGDAIEQFLAGEECMLGSNRDIPCKDFFNSNHDEGNALESRSDNKGPEPEGLTIGQIGEKHFLFLGLERMGGILVYDITDPTTPIFQDYLNTREDWTTEDPSTVEAGDLGPEGLTFIPAEQSPNEEALLIVGNEVSGTTAIYRVESELAD from the coding sequence ATGGCGACTTGGCGACTTCTGGCCACCACCACGGTACTGGCCGCCGCCCTCAGTGCCTGTGGGGGAGACAGCGACAACGACCCGACACCGGTGGATCCGCCGGTAACCACCCCGGAAAGCATCAGCCTGGAACTGCTTGGCCGCTACAAGAGCGGACAATTCGACGCCAGCGCAGCCGAAATCACCGCCTATCATGCCGGCACCAAGCGGGCCTTCGTGGTCAACGCACAGAAAGGCGCGGTGGATGTGCTGGATCTGAGTGATCCGGCCAACCCGGCTCACGCCGACACCCTGACCACCGAAAACATTGGCGAGGGCACCGTGGTCAACAGCGTCGCCGTACATGGCGATCTGGTAGCTCTGGCGGTGGAGGCCCCCACCAAGACCGATCCCGGCCATCTGGCGCTGTATGACGCCAACACCCTCGAGCTGATCTCCACCACATCGGTTGGCGCTCAACCGGACATGGTGACCTTCACTCCGAACGGCCGGTACGTTCTGCTCGCCAACGAAGGCGAACCCAGCGACGACTACAGCGTCGATCCGGAAGGCTCCATCAGTGTTGTGGACATCACCGACCCGGCCAGCCCGCAGCCCGACACCGCGGATTTCACCGACTTTGATGATCGCAAGGACGAGCTGCTGGCTGCCGGCGTGCGCATCTTCGGCCCTAACGCCTCCGTGGCCATGGATCTGGAGCCGGAATACATCGCGGTTTCCACCGACAGCGGCAAGGCCTGGGTCACCCTGCAGGAAAACAACGCTCTGGCGATTGTCGATATCGCCAACGCCAAAGTCATCGACATCGTAGCGCTGGGCACCAAGGACCATGGTGAAGACGGCAACGGGCTCGACGTCTCCGACGACGACGGCGTCATCAACATCACCACCTGGCCTGGTGTCAAAGGCCTGTACCTGCCGGATTCCATCGCCGCCTACCCATCCGGTGGCGCCACCTATCTGGTCACCGCCAACGAAGGTGACGCCCGTGCCTGGGGCGAGGACAATGCTGCCTACTTCGGCACCGAGGACGCCGCGCCCTGCGACGGCGACGTCACCCAGGGCTTCGTCGAAGAATGGCGCGTCAAACATCTGGTGCACGCCAACGGCTTCGACCGCCGCTGCGGCGACGATCTGCCGGCCCACCTGCGCGCCCTGGCCGCCGGAGCACTGCTGAATCCGGAAACCTTCAGCTACTGCAACGCCACCGCCGGCGACCCCGGTGACTGCCGTGAGGACGAGCAACTCGGCCGCCTCAACATCACCTGGACCGAAGGCTATCGCACCGACGAGGCTGGCAACCCGGTCATGTTCAACGAGCAGGGCCTGGAAGACGCCAACGGCGACCGCCTCATGTACGACAACCTGTACGCCTTTGGCGGCCGCTCGTTCTCCATCTGGGACGAAGAAGGCGCTCTGGTATGGGATTCCGGCGACGCCATCGAACAGTTCCTGGCCGGCGAGGAGTGCATGCTGGGCAGCAATCGCGATATTCCGTGCAAGGACTTCTTCAACAGCAATCACGACGAAGGCAACGCCCTGGAAAGCCGCAGTGACAACAAGGGACCGGAGCCGGAAGGTCTGACCATCGGCCAGATCGGCGAAAAGCACTTCCTGTTCCTGGGCCTGGAGCGCATGGGCGGCATTCTGGTGTACGACATCACCGACCCCACCACGCCGATCTTCCAGGACTATCTGAACACCCGTGAAGACTGGACAACGGAAGACCCGTCCACTGTGGAAGCCGGCGATCTGGGCCCGGAAGGGCTGACATTCATCCCCGCCGAGCAGTCTCCCAACGAAGAGGCACTGCTGATCGTGGGCAACGAGGTGAGCGGCACCACCGCCATCTACCGGGTAGAGTCCGAACTGGCGGACTAA
- a CDS encoding AMP-binding protein: MSSQTQAEFNPVAVPGSAWAGETVEYLRGEKPLHEYLQQHAEEVPDRRAYIYYGTELTWGEVGDKVRRLAAYLSQQGIGKGDRVALYMQNCPQYIIAHYAVQSLGGIVTPVNPQYKAAEIAYQLSNAEVCALIAARNLYPNVAQARDQVPTLNTILTLAYGDYLPAAPTLEIPGELLDEPDQAPADTVDLSQVLRDTAPLAELPAADLWNGIGLMTFTSGTTGRPKGAMLSYGSSLFKMAASFQANRLKADGIGLAIAPLCHIAGMNMGVYMPVYARRTTVILARFDPETTAKALHQYRCDMWYSIAPMNRALLDMPNIGDYDLSSLSNNPATSFGMPVTEKLAGEWKALTGCQMHEAAYGLSETHTSDTFMPKDRIKWGSCGVPVAGNEIRILDMESKAPLGPNQSGEIVVRNPAVFKGYWKRDEATAETLRDGWVHTGDVGYLDEDGYLFFTGRVKEMIKCSGYSVFPEDVEALMQDHPAIAQSAAIGIPDDKRGETVKLFVVLKPDHKGKVSEQDMINWAKEHMAAYKYPRHIAFIDSLPATPAGKVLRRLLKD, encoded by the coding sequence ATGTCCAGCCAGACCCAAGCCGAATTCAATCCAGTAGCGGTCCCCGGTTCCGCCTGGGCCGGGGAAACCGTGGAATACCTGCGCGGTGAAAAGCCATTGCATGAATACCTGCAACAGCACGCCGAGGAAGTGCCCGATCGCCGCGCCTACATCTATTACGGCACCGAACTGACCTGGGGAGAGGTCGGTGACAAGGTACGGCGCCTTGCCGCCTACCTGAGCCAGCAAGGCATTGGCAAAGGTGACCGGGTAGCGCTGTACATGCAGAACTGCCCGCAGTACATCATTGCTCACTACGCGGTGCAGAGCCTGGGCGGCATCGTGACACCGGTGAACCCGCAGTACAAAGCGGCGGAAATCGCCTACCAGTTGAGCAATGCCGAGGTTTGCGCGCTGATCGCCGCGCGCAATCTGTACCCGAACGTGGCACAGGCACGGGACCAGGTCCCGACCCTGAACACCATCCTGACTCTCGCCTATGGTGATTACCTGCCGGCGGCGCCCACCCTGGAGATTCCCGGAGAGCTGCTGGACGAACCGGACCAGGCGCCGGCGGATACCGTGGACCTGAGCCAGGTACTGCGCGACACCGCGCCGCTGGCCGAACTGCCGGCCGCCGATCTGTGGAACGGCATCGGCCTGATGACCTTCACCTCCGGCACCACCGGCCGCCCCAAGGGCGCCATGCTCAGCTACGGCAGCAGCCTGTTCAAAATGGCGGCGTCGTTCCAGGCCAACCGCCTGAAGGCGGATGGCATTGGTCTCGCCATCGCGCCGTTATGCCACATTGCCGGCATGAACATGGGGGTGTACATGCCGGTATACGCCCGACGCACCACCGTGATCCTGGCGCGCTTCGATCCGGAAACCACCGCCAAGGCGTTGCACCAATACCGTTGCGACATGTGGTACTCCATCGCGCCGATGAACCGGGCGCTGCTGGACATGCCCAACATCGGCGACTACGACCTGAGCAGCCTGAGCAATAACCCGGCCACCAGCTTCGGCATGCCGGTAACGGAAAAGCTGGCCGGGGAATGGAAGGCGCTGACTGGATGTCAGATGCACGAAGCCGCCTATGGCCTGAGCGAAACCCACACGTCCGACACCTTCATGCCCAAGGACCGCATCAAGTGGGGCAGTTGCGGTGTACCGGTGGCGGGCAACGAGATCCGCATTCTCGATATGGAAAGCAAAGCGCCACTGGGGCCCAACCAGAGCGGCGAGATCGTGGTGCGTAACCCGGCGGTGTTCAAAGGCTACTGGAAGCGGGACGAAGCCACCGCGGAGACGCTGCGTGACGGCTGGGTGCACACCGGCGATGTCGGCTACCTGGACGAGGACGGCTACCTGTTCTTCACCGGCCGGGTGAAGGAAATGATCAAGTGCTCGGGCTACAGCGTGTTCCCCGAGGATGTGGAAGCGCTGATGCAGGACCACCCCGCCATCGCCCAGAGCGCCGCCATCGGTATCCCCGATGACAAACGCGGCGAGACGGTAAAGCTGTTCGTGGTGCTCAAGCCCGATCACAAAGGCAAGGTCAGCGAGCAGGACATGATCAACTGGGCCAAGGAGCACATGGCGGCGTATAAATACCCGCGTCACATTGCCTTTATCGACAGCCTGCCGGCCACCCCCGCCGGCAAGGTACTGCGCCGTCTACTGAAGGATTAA
- a CDS encoding ABC transporter ATP-binding protein, which translates to MAQTSEARTDSPLLEVRDLSISFARPGGETSITRNVSFDVNASERVGVVGESGCGKTVTGLALLGLLPRRTARIRGRILFQGRDLLTMPARELRRLRGRDISMIFQEPMSALDPVFTVGEQLTETLRSHEKVSRAEARERAIAALEEVGIPSPHTRIDEYPYQFSGGMRQRVMIAMALICRPKLVIADEPTTALDVTVQAQIIDLLRSLSDSHGTALLFITHDLGVVAETCSRLLTMYAGEVVENAPVDDVLLRPGHPYSSGLLRSLPGLSERGSRLPSIPGRVPAPDQMPAGCRFQQRCPHAAPLCEQHPQLEPFQGLREVRCWRKDELTLTGAV; encoded by the coding sequence ATGGCGCAAACATCGGAAGCGCGCACCGACAGTCCGCTGTTGGAAGTGCGTGATCTGAGTATTTCCTTCGCCCGACCCGGTGGCGAAACGTCGATTACTCGCAACGTGTCGTTCGATGTGAACGCCAGCGAACGGGTCGGCGTAGTCGGCGAAAGCGGTTGCGGCAAGACCGTCACGGGCCTCGCCCTGCTGGGCCTGCTGCCGCGCCGCACCGCCCGGATTCGCGGCCGGATTCTGTTTCAGGGCCGGGATTTGCTGACCATGCCGGCGCGGGAACTCCGGCGCCTGCGCGGCCGTGACATCAGCATGATCTTCCAGGAACCGATGAGCGCCCTGGATCCGGTGTTCACGGTCGGCGAACAGCTCACCGAGACACTGCGCAGCCACGAAAAAGTCAGCCGTGCGGAGGCCCGCGAGCGGGCCATCGCCGCTCTGGAGGAGGTGGGCATTCCGTCTCCCCATACTCGCATCGACGAGTACCCCTATCAGTTTTCCGGCGGCATGCGGCAACGGGTGATGATCGCCATGGCGCTGATCTGCCGGCCGAAGCTGGTCATCGCCGATGAACCCACCACCGCCCTGGACGTCACCGTGCAGGCGCAAATCATCGACCTGCTGCGCTCGCTCAGTGACAGCCACGGCACCGCCCTGCTGTTCATCACCCACGATCTTGGCGTGGTGGCGGAAACCTGTTCCCGGCTGCTGACCATGTACGCCGGCGAGGTGGTGGAGAATGCTCCGGTGGACGATGTCTTGCTGCGCCCGGGCCACCCTTATTCCTCGGGCCTGCTGCGCTCCCTGCCCGGACTGAGCGAGCGCGGCAGCCGCCTGCCTTCGATTCCCGGCCGGGTTCCGGCGCCGGATCAGATGCCGGCGGGCTGTCGCTTCCAACAGCGTTGCCCGCACGCCGCCCCCTTGTGTGAACAGCATCCGCAGTTGGAGCCATTCCAGGGCCTGCGGGAAGTGCGCTGCTGGCGCAAGGATGAACTGACGCTGACGGGAGCGGTATGA
- a CDS encoding antitoxin Xre/MbcA/ParS toxin-binding domain-containing protein, with product MPYTVYIKLAEDAGLEQKEPYRFAEVLKAATDLFEGDKARARQWLLNPVRGLGGRRPIEMLATSAGAEAVLNLIGRLEHGVAV from the coding sequence ATGCCTTACACGGTATACATCAAACTCGCCGAGGACGCAGGTTTGGAACAGAAAGAGCCGTACCGGTTCGCGGAGGTGCTCAAGGCAGCGACGGACCTGTTCGAGGGAGACAAAGCCCGGGCCCGGCAATGGTTACTCAATCCCGTTCGTGGCCTCGGTGGGCGCCGTCCGATCGAGATGCTCGCCACCTCGGCGGGAGCAGAGGCGGTACTGAATCTGATCGGTCGTCTGGAACACGGCGTGGCCGTATGA
- a CDS encoding MarR family winged helix-turn-helix transcriptional regulator, protein MMTESLSPEDLDATLETLHFAFRGLVAEPDAILKTYGLSRIHHRLLFFINRYNDLSVNELVETMRLTKQAIHKPLKTLAEQGYVDVRRDDNDKRIKRLSLTEQGKALQAHLTGIQHQLLRESFAETGDDHEGWRRVMEAMARRLGG, encoded by the coding sequence ATGATGACAGAGAGCCTTTCCCCCGAAGACCTGGACGCCACCCTGGAGACCCTCCATTTCGCCTTTCGCGGCCTGGTCGCGGAACCGGACGCCATCCTCAAGACCTATGGCCTGTCCCGCATCCATCACCGTCTGCTGTTCTTCATCAACCGCTACAACGACCTCAGCGTCAATGAACTGGTGGAAACCATGCGCCTGACCAAGCAGGCCATCCATAAACCTCTGAAGACCCTGGCCGAGCAGGGTTACGTGGACGTGCGCCGGGACGACAACGACAAACGCATCAAACGCCTGTCCCTCACCGAGCAAGGCAAGGCCCTGCAGGCCCATCTCACCGGCATCCAGCACCAGTTGCTGAGGGAATCCTTCGCCGAGACCGGCGATGATCACGAAGGCTGGCGCCGTGTCATGGAGGCCATGGCGCGGCGGCTGGGCGGCTGA